A genomic window from Gambusia affinis linkage group LG16, SWU_Gaff_1.0, whole genome shotgun sequence includes:
- the commd8 gene encoding COMM domain-containing protein 8, with amino-acid sequence MRLVRSRDRDQLTRSSSVELDKNRMEILSRISATDCVKLCHRVVDGLCGREPPCRRDYSTTWSLEEWLQLLDFLTSLFRLAVGNNIPDEEVLAKFSDADHSHADAVLSVLRGRWEEIRRALLDRTSSISSSTLQDFDWQLKLALSSDKISSLNTPLLSLCLDVRENGALRPITMELNREEVSMLISSLEAANKVVLQLK; translated from the exons ATGCGGCTCGTCCGGTCACGTGATAGAGATCAGCTGACCAGAAGCAGCTCGGTGGAACTGGATAAAAATAGGATGGAGATTCTGAGCAGAATATCAGCAACAGATTGTGTCAAA CTGTGTCACAGAGTGGTGGATGGACTGTGTGGGCGGGAGCCTCCATGCAGGAGAGATTACAGCACCACCTGGAGCCTGGAGGAGTGGCTGCAGCTACTAGACTTCCTGACCAGCCTGTTCCGCCTGGCGGTGGGGAACAACATCCCAGATGAAGAG GTCCTGGCTAAATTCTCGGATGCAGATCACAGCCACGCAGACGCGGTGCTAAGCGTTCTCAGAGGACGATGGGAGGAGATCCGGCGAGCTCTGCTGGATAGAACCAGCAGCATCTCCTCTTCAACCTTGCAGGACTTTGACTGGCAGCTGAAG CTGGCTTTGTCCAGCGATAAGATCTCCTCTCTGAACACGCCACTCCTCAGCCTCTGTCTGGATGTGAGGGAGAACGGTGCGCTTCGGCCCATCACCATGGAGCTGAACAGAGAGGAAGTGAGCATGCTCATCAGCTCACTAGAGGCTGCTAACAAG GTGGTATTGCAGCTGAAATGA